The following proteins come from a genomic window of Synergistaceae bacterium:
- a CDS encoding response regulator codes for MKQKVLYVSDRPSMGADMLIKTLGDEFEILKARSSDEIKHVPGIVLVNLAGLESSERVKAFTGAKIFLLGNQAEADASDIAGSEKLIRPFNAKEIREKLEGLSQTGEAQKTLLLVDDDAVMIRTLREGLSTSYKVLPANSGTNALKILERTKPDLILLDYEMPEMTGPEVLATLRAKEETAGIPVMFLTAKNDLGSISLIEALKPQGHMLKTLPLREIKAIIQKFFDGK; via the coding sequence ATGAAGCAGAAAGTTTTGTACGTAAGCGACAGGCCTTCGATGGGAGCAGATATGCTCATCAAGACGCTTGGGGATGAGTTCGAGATTCTGAAGGCACGCAGCAGCGACGAGATAAAGCATGTGCCGGGAATCGTCCTCGTGAATCTGGCCGGGCTCGAGAGTTCGGAGAGGGTAAAGGCTTTCACCGGCGCAAAGATATTCCTTCTGGGCAATCAGGCAGAGGCTGATGCGTCGGACATTGCCGGATCAGAAAAGTTAATCAGGCCGTTCAACGCGAAGGAGATTCGGGAGAAGCTGGAGGGTTTGTCTCAGACAGGAGAGGCGCAGAAGACCTTGCTGCTGGTGGACGATGACGCTGTGATGATTCGGACACTGCGCGAGGGGCTGAGCACGAGCTACAAGGTGCTTCCCGCGAACTCCGGGACGAATGCGCTGAAGATTCTCGAACGCACGAAGCCTGACCTGATTCTGCTGGATTACGAGATGCCGGAAATGACCGGGCCGGAAGTTCTTGCGACTCTCAGGGCTAAGGAGGAGACGGCCGGGATTCCTGTGATGTTCCTTACGGCCAAGAACGACTTGGGGAGCATCTCGCTGATCGAAGCCTTGAAGCCTCAGGGGCACATGCTGAAGACTTTGCCATTACGGGAGATAAAGGCTATCATTCAGAAATTCTTTGACGGAAAGTAG
- the fusA gene encoding elongation factor G has protein sequence MGVRKPEDTRSFALCAHGGAGKTSLAEAMLFDNGNIGRMGSVQNGNTVSDFQSEEQKRSISISTSLMTLERKGKTFFVLDAPGYADFTGEMSAAIRVADTAVILVSSVGGIEVQTSKAWEYAEHHNAPVSFVVSKMDRENADFEKVLDDIQSQFSKNALPVLLPIGSAEKFTGVVDVLKGKAYTYKPDGSGKFTEGEIPADLAGEAESAREALIEAAVEMDDALMEKYLEGEAVSEADLERTLKLAVAARRIMPVVALSATANIGVPQFMDFVADYFPSPVDIGAVEGAEPKTDAPFSALCFKVMADAFVGKLSFIRVYSGTLSSEGSSIYNVSKGEEERISSFKLMTGKDGKDVKEVIAGDIVAIPKLQSARVGHTLATKGGFSGQFKPIEFPKPVYSVAVVAKTRADEDKLGNAISRTLEEDCSLTFEKNAETRDNVLSGMGDMHIDIVLAKMKERYGVDLETRTPQVPYRETIRKVAEAQGKHKKQSGGHGQYGDVYIRYRPLERGAGFEFIDSVVGGAVPRNFIPAVEKGLREYMTAGPLAGFPVVDFSAELYYGSYHDVDSSEMSFKLATRLSFRKGIMDANPVLLEPVMDVEVTVPERFMGDVMGDFNSRRGRIMGMEGHGKLQVVKAQCPLAEMFRYAIILRSMTSGEGSFSMEYSHYEEVPGDIAKKVIAAHKKEDEDEE, from the coding sequence ATGGGGGTACGTAAACCCGAAGATACCCGCAGTTTCGCATTATGTGCGCACGGCGGGGCAGGCAAGACCTCACTGGCCGAAGCAATGCTTTTCGACAACGGCAATATCGGCAGGATGGGCAGTGTCCAGAACGGCAACACAGTAAGCGATTTCCAGTCAGAGGAACAGAAGCGCAGCATCTCAATCTCCACCTCACTAATGACCCTCGAACGCAAAGGCAAAACGTTCTTCGTCCTTGACGCACCCGGCTACGCAGACTTCACCGGCGAAATGAGCGCGGCAATCCGTGTCGCGGACACAGCAGTGATTCTCGTGAGCAGTGTCGGCGGCATCGAGGTACAGACCAGCAAGGCTTGGGAGTACGCAGAGCACCACAACGCTCCTGTGTCGTTCGTGGTCTCGAAGATGGACAGGGAAAATGCAGACTTCGAGAAAGTGCTTGACGACATTCAGAGCCAGTTCTCCAAGAACGCTCTTCCTGTGCTGCTTCCTATCGGGAGTGCGGAGAAGTTCACGGGAGTCGTCGATGTCCTCAAGGGCAAAGCCTACACCTACAAGCCGGACGGGAGCGGAAAATTCACGGAGGGCGAAATTCCTGCGGACTTGGCCGGAGAAGCGGAGAGCGCGCGTGAAGCACTCATTGAAGCCGCCGTCGAGATGGATGATGCTCTGATGGAGAAGTACTTAGAGGGCGAAGCAGTCAGCGAGGCAGACCTTGAACGCACCCTGAAGCTGGCTGTTGCGGCACGAAGGATAATGCCCGTCGTAGCACTCTCAGCGACCGCGAACATCGGAGTTCCGCAGTTCATGGACTTTGTGGCGGACTACTTCCCGTCGCCTGTGGACATCGGAGCTGTCGAGGGTGCAGAGCCCAAGACCGACGCACCTTTCTCCGCACTGTGCTTCAAGGTTATGGCTGATGCGTTCGTCGGGAAGCTGTCGTTCATCCGCGTGTACTCGGGAACTCTCTCCTCCGAAGGCAGCAGCATCTACAACGTCAGCAAGGGCGAAGAAGAGCGCATCTCCTCCTTCAAGCTGATGACCGGCAAGGACGGAAAGGACGTTAAGGAAGTCATAGCCGGAGACATCGTAGCGATACCGAAGCTCCAGAGCGCGCGCGTAGGACACACTCTCGCGACAAAGGGCGGTTTCTCCGGGCAGTTCAAGCCGATAGAGTTCCCGAAGCCGGTATACAGTGTCGCGGTTGTGGCCAAGACCAGAGCCGACGAGGACAAGCTCGGCAACGCAATTTCCCGCACGCTCGAAGAAGACTGCTCGCTGACGTTCGAGAAGAACGCGGAGACAAGGGATAACGTACTCTCAGGAATGGGAGACATGCACATAGACATAGTGCTGGCCAAGATGAAGGAACGTTACGGCGTTGACCTCGAGACCAGAACCCCGCAGGTGCCTTACCGCGAGACCATCCGCAAGGTTGCAGAAGCTCAGGGCAAACATAAGAAGCAGTCCGGCGGGCACGGGCAGTACGGAGATGTGTACATCAGGTACAGGCCTCTTGAGCGCGGCGCAGGGTTCGAGTTCATTGACAGCGTAGTCGGCGGAGCAGTACCGCGCAACTTCATTCCGGCGGTCGAGAAGGGACTTCGTGAGTACATGACCGCAGGGCCTCTCGCGGGATTCCCGGTTGTGGACTTCAGCGCAGAACTCTACTACGGAAGCTATCACGACGTTGACAGCTCGGAAATGTCCTTCAAGCTCGCAACGAGGCTTTCTTTCCGCAAGGGCATTATGGACGCGAATCCTGTCCTGCTTGAGCCCGTTATGGATGTTGAAGTTACTGTGCCTGAAAGGTTCATGGGCGACGTTATGGGCGACTTCAACAGCCGCAGAGGCCGCATCATGGGCATGGAAGGACACGGTAAGCTGCAGGTCGTGAAGGCGCAGTGCCCGCTTGCTGAAATGTTCAGGTACGCGATAATCCTGAGGTCGATGACGAGCGGCGAGGGTTCGTTCTCGATGGAGTATTCTCACTACGAGGAAGTTCCGGGCGACATCGCGAAGAAGGTTATTGCGGCGCACAAGAAGGAAGACGAGGACGAGGAGTAG